A genomic window from Ischnura elegans chromosome 10, ioIscEleg1.1, whole genome shotgun sequence includes:
- the LOC124166369 gene encoding uncharacterized protein LOC124166369 produces the protein MSNLYSADLSLLDFVLEKQDDFAFGNKDNIVINDDYSKPDVVDLALRNTGVDFGDDFFQSILDDEVKMDSPQCLEEVVGSIDEFSDLAALPSSSSDSGLSSSDLSFDQQLSPLLLSGEDDRAYQSVTGSEGGDVVEMGSPSSVNMTDSSDVDVETDFTSSSPPVIKVLDVSNMGEVLVEDNQAIINMKVVTSDSVSKRSGGAVGKAKRVITGGTRVVQRVSANSGSNPRSILLPMSIKDGSGSGKVRTIKVITSGGSLPANIKALLSGIRSGGKGVGNAVLAGLNCVQTVQSHTTASASEGSASSEGGNSGYPRLELTQEEQRLLKKEGITLPKYYPLTKHEERELKRIRRKIRNKISAQDSRKRKKEYVDGLEERVKRCTDENAVLQRRIKQLQMQNQTLSSQIRRLQGLVSRRRKASGESLGSTSSSSATSTAVSTMASSALAAKNAQPLTCLMVLLLSVALILVPNLRPTEERNGNSNALSLPNFKLPPVAGRSRTLLYKQSPIDEISSLSVEEDAVEADVNMSVSEEEELLKLLEQDEEMSLDHWGNPTKYVAPISKSHWDHDYGPPSKLPRILDPDEPIPSPDHGHSLTSPDDDDEWPSGPMASMLSLNNGEEIVPLEVRNNRTSDEAGRSVVLQVQEGL, from the exons ATGTCTAATTTATATTCAGCTGATTTAAGTCTACTAGACTTTGTTCTGGAGAAACAAGATGATTTTGCCTTTGGCAACAAAGATAACATTGTGATTAATGATGACTATTCGAAGCCTGATGTAGTTGACCTGGCCCTAAGAAACACTGGCGTCGATTTT GGAGACGATTTTTTCCAATCGATTCTCGACGATGAAGTAAAAATGGATTCTCCTCAATGTCTGGAAGAAGTTGTTGGTTCAATTGATGAGTTCAGTGACCTCGCAGCTTTACCCAGTAGTTCATCAGACAGTGGCCTTTCCTCAAGCGACCTGAGTTTTGACCAGCAATTGTCGCCGCTTCTGTTGTCCGGAGAAGATGATCGTGCGTATCAAAGTGTTACCGGAAGTGAAGGTGGAGATGTTGTAGAAATGGGAAGTCCCTCCTCTGTGAATATGACGGATTCGTCAGATGTGGATGTCGAAACAGACTTTACATCCTCCTCACCGCCTGTAATTAAAGTTCTCGATGTTTCCAATATGGGTGAAGTGTTGGTGGAAGATAATCAAGCCATCATAAACATGA aagTGGTAACATCAGACTCTGTTTCTAAGAGGAGTGGTGGGGCTGTCGGAAAGGCGAAGCGAGTCatcacaggcgggactcgagtgGTGCAACGCGTGTCAGCCAACTCTGGTTCCAATCCTCGCTCCATCCTTCTCCCAATGAGCATAAAAGATGGCAGCGGAAGTGGTAAAGTCAGAACCATTAAAGTTATAACTTCAGGGGGATCATTACCAGCCAACATTAAAGCACTCCTGTCAGGCATAAGGTCTGGAGGGAAGGGTGTTGGAAATGCCGTACTTGCTGGACTAAATTGTGTGCAAACTGTGCAGTCTCATACGACTGCTAGTGCATCGGAAGGTAGTGCTTCATCAGAAGGAGGAAACAGTGGTTATCCCCGCCTGGAACTCACTC AGGAGGAGCAGCGATTACTAAAAAAGGAAGGGATTACCTTGCCTAAATATTATCCATTAACAAAACATGAGGAGCGAGAGCTGAAGAGAATACgtcgtaaaataagaaataaaatttctgccCAGGACTCaagaaagaggaagaaggagTATGTGGATGGCCTTGAAGAGAG GGTGAAGCGATGCACAGATGAGAATGCCGTTCTTCAGAGGCGAATCAAGCAACTTCAAATGCAGAATCAGACACTATCATCTCAGATTCGTCGTTTGCAAGGCCTGGTGAGCCGGCGAAGGAAGGCCAGTGGGGAATCTTTGGGGAGCACCAGCTCAAGCAGTGCCACCAGCACTGCTGTTTCCACAATGGCGTCCAGTGCTCTGGCTGCCAAAAATGCACAACCTTTGACTTGTCTAATGGTGCTCCTCCTATCTGTGGCCCTTATCCTGGTGCCTAACTTGAGACCTACTGAGGAAAGAAATGGCAACAGCAATGCATTGAGCCTGCCCAATTTTAAATTGCCTCCTGTTGCAG gccGTTCAAGGACGCTCCTCTACAAGCAGTCTCCTATTGATGAGATATCATCCCTCTCAGTGGAAGAAGATGCTGTTGAAGCCGATGTTAACATGTCTGTTTCAGAAGAGGAAGAACTGTTGAAGCTTCTGGAGCAGGATGAAGAAATGAGTTTAGACCACTGGGGTAATCCCACTAAGTATGTTGCCCCAATTTCAAAGTCTCACTGGGATCATGATTATGGCCCTCCATCTAAGTTACCTCGCATATTAGATCCAGATGAGCCCATTCCATCACCAGATCACGGTCATTCATTAACATCacctgatgacgatgatgaatGGCCATCAGGGCCCATGGCATCAATGTTGTCTCTCAATAATGGCGAGGAAATCGTTCCGTTAGAGGTGAGAAATAATCGGACGAGTGATGAAGCAGGTCGCTCTGTTGTCCTCCAAGTTCAGGAAGGGCTCTAA